Proteins from one Pontibacter korlensis genomic window:
- a CDS encoding glycoside hydrolase family 16 protein, with translation MLLLNMKRAVLTLAAFSTLLSYASCSESETPKPFISTPQTPADKNWKFESTPTWADEFNYTGLPDNSKWGYDLGGGGWGNNELQYYTDKASNASVANGVLTITAKKEAESGMDYTSARLVTKNKGDFKYGRFEIRAKLPTGRGTWPAIWMLPTDWEYGGWPKSGEIDIMEHVGYDQNNVHITVHTEAYNHGKGTQKGKSKIIPTASTAFHNYRVDWTPYAIRGYIDDQQVFEFINEGKGYASWPFDKRFHLLLNIAVGGNWGGAQGVDPAVFPQSMEVDYVRVYKMIEE, from the coding sequence ATGTTGCTATTAAATATGAAACGGGCTGTACTCACGCTAGCTGCCTTCAGTACCCTACTCTCCTATGCTTCCTGTTCTGAAAGTGAAACACCGAAGCCCTTTATATCTACGCCACAAACACCTGCAGATAAAAACTGGAAGTTTGAGAGCACCCCTACATGGGCTGATGAGTTTAACTACACCGGCCTTCCAGATAACTCCAAATGGGGATACGACCTTGGCGGCGGCGGTTGGGGCAATAACGAGCTACAGTATTATACAGACAAGGCATCAAACGCTAGCGTAGCTAATGGAGTACTTACCATTACAGCCAAAAAAGAAGCTGAAAGTGGCATGGACTATACTTCTGCCAGGCTGGTTACCAAAAACAAAGGCGACTTTAAGTATGGCAGGTTTGAGATACGCGCTAAGCTGCCCACAGGTAGGGGCACCTGGCCGGCTATCTGGATGCTGCCTACTGACTGGGAGTATGGAGGATGGCCGAAGTCAGGTGAAATTGACATTATGGAGCATGTAGGTTACGACCAAAACAACGTGCACATCACTGTTCACACAGAAGCTTACAATCACGGCAAGGGTACTCAAAAAGGCAAAAGCAAAATTATACCAACTGCCAGCACAGCGTTCCACAACTACCGTGTAGACTGGACTCCTTATGCCATAAGAGGATATATTGATGATCAGCAGGTTTTTGAGTTCATCAACGAGGGCAAGGGCTATGCTTCATGGCCTTTTGACAAACGCTTCCACCTGTTGCTCAACATTGCTGTAGGCGGTAACTGGGGCGGAGCCCAGGGCGTGGACCCTGCTGTTTTCCCACAGTCAATGGAGGTTGACTATGTGCGTGTCTACAAAATGATTGAAGAATAA
- a CDS encoding ligand-binding sensor domain-containing protein → MKKLFVVLVNIITLCYPILAQVKNEGIPYIKNYTQKQYKASPQNWAIVQDHRGVMYFGNSFGVLEFDGNHWRRISLANRTIARSLAVDKTGRVYVGGQDDFGYLQPDASGLMSYVSLKEKIAPQYRDFDDVWKIYTSDEGVFYCTVSGIYHLQHDRIKVYKSPGPPTGFPFMVQNKLLVPVPKKGIFELKHGTFGLIPGSEIVADFVITAILPYEKGESLLFTEEHGMYVYNGYSDFKKLSWPVEDYLIKNKIYSATRLTEGYAIGTAHDGLLVVDKAGKPRQHLNREKGLQNSNVIHVYQDQAGSLWLALNNGIAYVEINSAFTLFNATNGLPGTGYTSLLNKDVLYLGTNDGLYYKAWSNTENPLYPSPFKLVDNTQGQVYNLQKIKGKLLLSHHNGPFEIVNNTARKLSDHRGAWIFMPLANHPGYLVCGTYTGLLLYKFEKGQLVFQHKISGFDESSRVMEEDKEGNLWIAHGYKGVYKLRLGADMHKVESVSFYGEESGFPSNLFINVFKINGELVFTGESGVYKYNKRTDRFDAHPLLSKQFEQGVHVRKLVEDKDGDIWFSAGNQMGVLRKRSNGSFEVEKNIFNKLHGKLIGGFEHIAPYDQSNMLIGIDEGFVHYHPSYLQAKNLDHTFYTLIRQVNATDGLKDTLISAGAYLDAGQVAINQPNQAKLTLPFAFNSVKFTYSGVAYEGEEHVQYQYMLEGFDKSWSPWISTLQKEYTNLSEGTYTFKVKARDVYNRESREAMYTFTVLPPWYRSIWAKGGYVLLALLLLWVLKRLTDNRIRRHQEQARLEQEKALRLKEAEHMEQVLKAEKEIIKLNNEKLESELAHKSKELASSAMHVMHSLETIGKVRGQLQVVMEQVDDKEARHHLRKMLRSVEEDIKVDNNWDQFELHFNQIHQDFLRRLRDDYPDLTHRDIKLCAYLRMNLTSKEIASLLNLSLRGVETSRYRLRKKLNLGQEVNLTEFILKY, encoded by the coding sequence ATGAAGAAGTTGTTTGTAGTGCTGGTGAACATCATCACCCTATGTTACCCCATACTGGCACAGGTCAAAAATGAGGGTATCCCTTATATCAAGAACTACACACAGAAACAATATAAGGCATCTCCGCAGAACTGGGCAATTGTACAGGACCACCGTGGGGTGATGTACTTTGGCAACAGCTTTGGTGTACTCGAGTTTGACGGCAACCACTGGCGACGCATCAGTCTGGCAAACCGTACTATTGCCCGTTCGCTTGCCGTAGATAAAACCGGAAGGGTATATGTAGGGGGGCAGGACGACTTTGGCTACCTGCAGCCTGATGCATCCGGGCTGATGTCGTACGTGTCGTTAAAGGAGAAGATAGCGCCGCAGTATCGGGACTTTGACGATGTCTGGAAAATCTATACTTCGGATGAGGGGGTGTTTTACTGTACCGTTTCCGGAATCTACCACCTTCAGCATGACAGGATAAAAGTATACAAATCACCTGGCCCGCCAACAGGTTTTCCTTTTATGGTGCAAAACAAGCTGTTGGTGCCTGTACCCAAAAAAGGCATCTTTGAGCTAAAGCACGGAACATTTGGACTCATACCTGGCAGTGAGATCGTAGCAGATTTTGTCATCACTGCCATCCTGCCTTACGAGAAAGGGGAGTCCCTGCTGTTTACCGAGGAGCACGGCATGTATGTGTACAATGGCTACAGTGACTTTAAAAAGTTGAGCTGGCCGGTAGAGGACTATCTAATAAAAAACAAGATATACTCTGCCACGCGTTTAACGGAAGGGTACGCCATTGGTACTGCACATGACGGACTTTTGGTGGTAGATAAAGCCGGAAAACCCAGGCAGCACCTTAACCGGGAAAAGGGACTGCAGAACAGTAATGTGATCCATGTCTACCAGGACCAGGCGGGTAGTCTTTGGCTGGCCCTGAACAACGGGATAGCTTATGTAGAGATCAACTCTGCTTTCACGCTTTTCAATGCGACCAATGGCTTGCCTGGCACAGGTTATACTTCGTTGCTGAACAAGGATGTGCTTTACCTGGGCACCAATGATGGACTATACTATAAAGCATGGTCCAATACAGAAAACCCCCTTTACCCTTCGCCTTTCAAGCTTGTAGATAATACCCAGGGGCAGGTCTACAACCTGCAGAAAATAAAGGGTAAGCTCCTGCTCTCGCATCATAACGGGCCTTTTGAGATAGTTAATAACACAGCGCGTAAGCTTTCTGACCATCGGGGCGCCTGGATCTTTATGCCGCTGGCTAACCATCCGGGTTATCTTGTTTGCGGTACCTATACTGGGCTATTGCTCTACAAGTTTGAGAAGGGGCAACTAGTGTTTCAGCATAAAATCAGCGGCTTCGATGAGTCTTCTCGTGTGATGGAAGAGGACAAAGAAGGTAACCTGTGGATTGCCCATGGTTACAAAGGTGTATACAAGCTGAGGCTGGGGGCAGACATGCACAAAGTAGAGTCGGTCAGTTTTTATGGAGAGGAGAGCGGGTTTCCCTCTAACCTCTTTATTAATGTCTTCAAGATAAATGGCGAGCTGGTTTTTACCGGTGAGAGCGGCGTTTATAAGTATAACAAGCGTACCGACAGGTTTGATGCCCACCCACTATTAAGCAAGCAGTTTGAGCAGGGAGTACACGTGCGTAAGCTGGTGGAGGATAAAGACGGCGATATCTGGTTTTCGGCGGGCAACCAGATGGGCGTGTTGCGAAAGAGGAGCAATGGCAGTTTTGAGGTAGAGAAAAACATCTTTAACAAACTGCATGGAAAGCTGATCGGAGGTTTTGAGCACATCGCTCCCTACGACCAGTCTAACATGCTGATCGGTATTGATGAGGGCTTTGTACATTACCACCCATCTTACTTGCAGGCTAAAAACCTTGACCATACTTTTTATACCCTGATCAGGCAGGTAAATGCTACGGACGGCCTTAAGGACACGCTTATTTCAGCAGGAGCCTACCTGGATGCGGGGCAGGTAGCGATAAACCAGCCAAACCAAGCAAAGCTAACGCTGCCGTTTGCCTTCAACTCCGTAAAGTTTACCTACAGTGGCGTTGCCTATGAAGGCGAGGAGCATGTGCAGTACCAGTACATGCTGGAGGGCTTTGACAAGAGCTGGAGCCCCTGGATAAGCACCCTGCAGAAAGAGTACACTAACTTGTCGGAAGGGACTTATACTTTCAAAGTCAAGGCACGGGATGTGTATAACCGGGAAAGCAGGGAGGCCATGTACACTTTTACCGTGCTACCACCGTGGTACAGATCCATTTGGGCAAAAGGTGGCTACGTTCTGCTAGCCCTGTTGCTGCTTTGGGTACTCAAACGCCTAACAGATAACCGTATACGCAGGCATCAGGAGCAAGCAAGGCTCGAACAAGAGAAGGCACTAAGGCTAAAGGAGGCTGAGCACATGGAACAGGTGCTGAAGGCAGAGAAGGAAATCATTAAGCTAAATAATGAGAAACTGGAAAGTGAGCTGGCTCATAAGAGTAAGGAGCTTGCTTCATCTGCCATGCATGTGATGCACAGCCTTGAAACCATAGGCAAAGTTCGGGGGCAGCTACAAGTGGTAATGGAGCAGGTGGATGATAAGGAGGCACGACACCACCTCCGTAAGATGCTAAGGTCGGTGGAGGAAGACATAAAGGTTGATAATAACTGGGATCAGTTTGAGCTGCATTTCAACCAGATCCACCAGGACTTCCTCAGGCGCCTGCGCGATGATTATCCGGACCTCACGCATCGTGATATCAAACTGTGTGCGTATCTGCGCATGAACCTGACCAGCAAGGAAATTGCCTCTTTGCTCAACCTGTCGCTGCGTGGTGTAGAAACCAGCAGGTACCGCCTACGGAAAAAGCTGAACCTGGGGCAAGAGGTAAACCTGACGGAGTTTATACTTAAGTATTAG
- a CDS encoding SusC/RagA family TonB-linked outer membrane protein, which produces MPTYAEAVFAMPMPLIQQTADVTVTGQVTDENGSGLPGVTVVLQGTTRGTSSDANGNYSLSVPGGGGTLVFSFVGYKTQEVQIGNRSTVNVSLAPDTETLEEVVVVGYGTQQKSLVTGAISSVRQEEIATVSSTRVEQALQGRTAGVSVLPASGSPGSGMRVRVRGAGSNGNAEPLYIVDGMRTGGIEYLDPSEIASIEVLKDAASAAIYGAEGANGVVIITTKTGNKGAPSTVSYSGQYGVQSVGDRMDLMNAQQYAAYLNESSTAGTIPDPAEVSSIQGTNWLDEIFEKAPMQRHSVSFNGGSEKSSFLINGTMFRQDGVVGGDKARFDRYTVRLNSDHEIKSWLNVGNRLSYSHFERAGIQEDSEFGSVISNAILIDPITPTIYTGALPGFVQDAIDAGLPLVRDGSGNYYGLSQYIRGEVGNPLAQIAITKGSTVQNKVVGNLYADIKPFEGFTFTSRFGIDAAFQRNHGWNPSFWFSSERLNTTANTFDTNENWFTWQWENYATYQRTIGSHNFTLLAGTSALERRYNRLNGTSSGLFAEDDIFAFPDYTPDDNDRIAGTENANTLQSYYGRLSYDYENKYLLNLTVRRDGSSLLPPGNEWGTFPSVSVGWVLSNEDFFPANNVVNYFKLRGSWGENGSLSNLTIGQWAAVITSQGIRYPDGNGGYITVAEPAALANPELTWETSEQVDIGLDLGLFDNRLTLTSDYFVKTTKDLITPGTPPRFIGNTLPFVNGGDVRNRGWEFELAFNNNTNPNAFKYEFAVNLTTLDNEVTFLNPNVTRIAGTGVGTGWTATYFEEGYPIWYFRGYKTAGIFQSEDEIGQYLSENGISGYDPAPGDPIVVDVNEDGQISPDDQTFIGSPHPELIYGGRINLSYKGFDFLAFIQGQAGNDVLLAFNRVDRPTANRPAFFYEDRWTGPGSTNSWFAPNTTSTYVYNSDLMLFDGSYARIRQLQLGYTLPNAVTERISVQNARFYVSLDDYFTFTDYPGLDPEAGSNNVNSLGIDRGVYPIPRKALVGLTFNF; this is translated from the coding sequence ATGCCTACTTATGCAGAAGCAGTTTTTGCTATGCCTATGCCATTGATTCAGCAAACGGCTGATGTAACCGTTACCGGGCAGGTAACAGACGAGAACGGAAGCGGGCTGCCCGGCGTAACGGTTGTACTGCAAGGAACCACACGTGGAACATCTTCAGATGCCAACGGGAACTACTCCCTGTCAGTACCAGGCGGTGGAGGCACCCTGGTGTTTTCTTTTGTTGGTTACAAGACACAAGAAGTGCAAATAGGAAACAGATCTACGGTAAATGTCTCCCTTGCTCCAGATACAGAGACCTTGGAAGAGGTAGTTGTGGTAGGTTACGGTACACAGCAAAAGAGCCTGGTTACCGGTGCCATCTCCTCGGTAAGACAAGAAGAGATCGCCACCGTTTCCTCGACAAGGGTTGAACAGGCCCTGCAGGGAAGAACAGCTGGTGTTTCTGTACTTCCTGCTTCAGGCTCTCCGGGCAGCGGCATGCGGGTAAGGGTACGAGGAGCGGGCTCTAACGGTAATGCTGAGCCACTTTACATTGTAGACGGTATGCGTACCGGCGGCATTGAATACCTGGACCCAAGCGAGATTGCCTCTATAGAAGTATTGAAAGATGCCGCATCAGCCGCCATATACGGTGCCGAAGGTGCTAACGGTGTAGTGATCATCACTACCAAAACCGGCAACAAGGGTGCCCCCTCCACGGTTTCCTACAGTGGCCAGTACGGTGTGCAGTCGGTGGGCGACAGAATGGATTTGATGAACGCCCAGCAATATGCCGCCTACCTCAACGAATCCAGCACGGCAGGTACCATACCAGACCCTGCTGAGGTAAGTAGTATACAGGGCACCAACTGGCTGGATGAGATTTTTGAGAAGGCCCCCATGCAGCGCCACTCGGTCTCTTTTAACGGTGGCTCCGAAAAATCATCCTTCCTGATAAATGGCACCATGTTCCGGCAGGATGGTGTGGTAGGTGGCGACAAAGCCAGGTTCGACCGTTATACCGTCAGGCTAAACTCTGACCATGAGATAAAGTCCTGGCTGAATGTTGGCAACAGGTTGTCTTACTCCCATTTTGAGCGTGCTGGTATTCAGGAGGACAGCGAGTTCGGTTCTGTTATCAGCAATGCTATTTTAATCGACCCTATCACGCCGACTATTTACACCGGTGCACTGCCAGGCTTTGTTCAGGATGCGATAGATGCCGGCCTGCCCTTGGTGCGTGATGGCAGTGGTAATTACTATGGCCTGTCACAGTATATCAGAGGTGAGGTAGGCAACCCGCTGGCACAAATAGCCATAACCAAGGGTAGCACGGTACAGAACAAAGTGGTTGGCAACCTTTATGCCGATATCAAACCTTTCGAAGGATTCACGTTCACCTCACGCTTTGGTATCGATGCGGCCTTCCAGCGTAACCACGGCTGGAACCCTAGCTTCTGGTTCTCCTCAGAAAGGCTGAACACCACCGCCAACACCTTCGACACAAACGAGAACTGGTTCACATGGCAGTGGGAAAACTACGCTACGTACCAGCGCACCATTGGCTCGCACAACTTTACGTTGCTGGCGGGTACCTCAGCCCTTGAGCGCAGGTACAACAGGCTAAATGGCACCTCTTCAGGGCTGTTTGCAGAAGATGATATCTTTGCTTTCCCTGACTATACTCCTGACGACAATGACAGGATTGCCGGTACAGAGAACGCTAACACACTACAGTCTTACTACGGCCGACTCTCTTATGACTATGAGAACAAGTACCTGCTGAACCTGACTGTGCGACGCGATGGTTCTTCTCTGCTGCCCCCGGGTAACGAGTGGGGCACCTTTCCATCTGTTTCCGTAGGTTGGGTACTGTCTAACGAGGACTTTTTCCCGGCCAACAATGTGGTGAACTACTTTAAGCTGCGAGGTAGCTGGGGAGAGAACGGCAGTTTGTCTAACCTTACCATAGGCCAGTGGGCAGCGGTAATCACTTCGCAGGGTATACGCTACCCCGACGGCAACGGCGGCTACATCACAGTAGCGGAGCCTGCCGCCCTGGCAAACCCCGAGCTTACCTGGGAGACAAGCGAGCAGGTAGACATTGGACTGGACCTGGGCTTGTTTGACAACAGGCTTACCTTAACAAGTGACTACTTTGTCAAGACCACCAAAGACCTGATCACCCCAGGCACACCACCTCGGTTTATCGGCAACACCCTGCCCTTTGTGAACGGAGGCGATGTAAGAAACAGGGGCTGGGAATTTGAGCTGGCTTTTAACAACAACACCAACCCCAATGCTTTTAAGTATGAGTTTGCAGTAAACCTGACTACCCTGGACAACGAGGTTACTTTCCTCAACCCGAACGTGACCCGTATCGCAGGTACTGGTGTCGGCACAGGTTGGACAGCCACGTACTTTGAGGAAGGCTACCCTATCTGGTACTTCCGTGGCTATAAAACTGCCGGTATCTTCCAAAGCGAGGATGAAATCGGCCAGTACCTCAGCGAGAACGGTATCTCCGGTTATGACCCAGCGCCAGGCGACCCTATTGTGGTCGATGTGAACGAAGATGGCCAGATATCCCCGGATGACCAGACCTTTATTGGCAGTCCGCACCCTGAGTTAATCTATGGCGGACGCATCAACCTGAGCTACAAGGGTTTTGACTTTCTGGCCTTTATACAAGGGCAGGCTGGTAATGACGTGCTGCTGGCCTTTAACCGCGTGGACAGACCAACCGCTAACAGGCCAGCCTTCTTCTACGAAGACAGGTGGACAGGACCAGGCAGCACCAACAGCTGGTTTGCCCCTAATACCACCAGCACCTATGTGTATAACAGCGACCTGATGCTCTTCGACGGCTCCTACGCCCGCATCCGGCAGTTGCAACTAGGCTACACGCTTCCCAACGCAGTTACAGAGAGAATCAGTGTCCAGAACGCAAGGTTCTATGTGTCGCTCGACGACTACTTTACCTTTACCGACTACCCTGGCCTGGACCCTGAAGCCGGCAGCAACAACGTGAACAGCCTTGGTATTGACAGAGGGGTGTATCCTATCCCTAGAAAAGCATTGGTCGGTCTTACGTTCAACTTCTAA
- a CDS encoding RagB/SusD family nutrient uptake outer membrane protein, with product MKNYIFKRTLVCLAALLLATGCEDDFLESEIPGRLPEDQFYQTDEDAIQATAAVYDMLQAHYNWGWASMYLVKTLPSDESNAGGSGPGDQPGYQTLDDFTFDSQNDAILGAWSMSYYGIYRANKVINHVAPETDLRRRLLAEAKALRALYYLDLVSLWGGVPLVLNDVPPSEYTAQQRASREEVYAQIEQDLTEAIPDLPLKSSYGSGERFRFTKGAAQALLGRAYLYQEEWQQAAEQLDEVINSGQYSLEPDFSRVFSLEGEFGPESLFEVAYSSDADYDWGNFPWGNGRNLESNIHIQLMGPRSDFYTKAPEDSLIGGWGFNTPRPTLYQSFVNAADTERRIHTIMSEQELEAKGGSWSAPTAYDYMGYFQRKYGSFSNQTNSQGGAIGELNYGTNWRLIRYADVLLMAAEAYYRLGNEGRARQELNKVRERADLDEITASGTDLFNAIVRERELELAFEGFRYIDLVRWGLAAEVLGPLGYVEGKHNLLPIPDADVRTANLTQNPGY from the coding sequence ATGAAGAACTATATTTTCAAAAGAACGCTTGTGTGCCTGGCCGCTCTGCTACTGGCAACGGGCTGCGAGGATGACTTTTTGGAATCAGAGATACCGGGAAGATTACCAGAGGATCAGTTTTATCAAACCGATGAAGATGCCATACAGGCCACTGCTGCTGTCTATGACATGCTGCAGGCACACTATAACTGGGGTTGGGCCAGCATGTACCTGGTAAAAACGCTGCCATCGGATGAAAGCAATGCGGGCGGCAGTGGTCCTGGTGACCAACCTGGCTACCAAACACTCGATGACTTTACCTTCGACTCGCAGAACGACGCTATTCTGGGTGCCTGGAGCATGAGCTACTACGGCATTTACCGTGCAAACAAAGTAATCAATCATGTAGCGCCGGAAACAGATTTGCGCAGGCGCCTGCTTGCCGAAGCAAAAGCGCTAAGGGCCTTATACTACCTGGACCTGGTATCACTTTGGGGAGGAGTGCCACTTGTATTGAATGACGTTCCACCAAGTGAGTATACGGCGCAACAGAGAGCCAGCCGCGAAGAAGTGTATGCGCAGATAGAGCAGGACCTGACTGAAGCGATACCTGATCTCCCTTTGAAGAGCAGCTATGGCAGCGGCGAAAGATTCCGCTTTACAAAGGGAGCGGCGCAGGCATTGCTTGGCAGGGCATACCTCTACCAGGAAGAGTGGCAGCAGGCAGCTGAGCAGCTTGACGAGGTGATCAATTCAGGACAGTACAGCCTGGAGCCAGACTTCAGTAGGGTTTTCTCCTTAGAAGGGGAGTTTGGCCCTGAGTCTTTGTTTGAAGTTGCCTACTCCAGCGATGCCGACTATGACTGGGGCAACTTCCCGTGGGGCAATGGCCGCAATTTGGAGAGTAACATTCATATCCAGTTGATGGGGCCTCGCTCCGACTTTTATACCAAGGCACCAGAGGATAGTTTAATAGGTGGCTGGGGCTTTAACACCCCTCGCCCAACTCTGTACCAATCCTTTGTTAATGCAGCAGATACAGAAAGAAGAATCCATACAATTATGTCTGAGCAGGAGCTCGAAGCAAAAGGCGGAAGCTGGTCTGCACCTACGGCTTATGATTATATGGGATACTTCCAGCGCAAGTATGGCTCTTTTTCTAACCAGACAAACTCCCAGGGAGGTGCTATCGGCGAGCTGAACTATGGCACCAACTGGCGATTGATTCGGTATGCAGACGTGCTGCTGATGGCCGCCGAAGCCTACTACCGCCTTGGAAATGAAGGCAGGGCACGCCAAGAACTAAACAAGGTGCGCGAAAGAGCCGATCTTGATGAAATAACGGCCTCTGGTACCGACCTGTTCAATGCTATTGTGAGGGAGCGGGAATTAGAACTTGCCTTCGAAGGCTTCAGGTACATCGACCTGGTGCGTTGGGGCCTGGCAGCAGAAGTGCTGGGGCCCTTGGGCTATGTGGAGGGTAAGCATAACCTGCTTCCTATACCGGATGCTGATGTAAGAACAGCAAACCTGACACAGAACCCCGGTTACTAA
- a CDS encoding erythromycin esterase family protein — MGNKPFQYTAITKEKDLDVLLQEIGDARVVMLGEASHGTSEYYTWRTAISRRLIQEKGFNFIAVEGDWPECYAVNRLIKGYPGSGSKIAEVLEVYRRWPTWMWANWEVAALVEWMREHNNLRMQHEKVGFYGLDVYSLWESLEQILRFLEKNDGQAAEAARIAINCFEPFNRDPQTYAQATAFVPTDCEREVIEMLTKVQQQRSLSDDPEQDFNTKQNALVAANAEKYYRAMIGGSSNSWNVRDSHMMETLDRLLELHGPNAKAIVWEHNTHVGDASYTDMADHGMFNIGQLARQKYGRDNVKLVGFGSYQGTVIAGKSWGAPMQKMDVPPAVEGSWEEMLHNMSTDDKIILSKDLKHLPELQERIGHRAIGVVYDPKYEMFGNYVPTVIPERYDAFIYFDETEAVHPIRMKNRGAKEPDLYPWNY; from the coding sequence ATGGGAAACAAGCCTTTTCAATATACAGCAATTACAAAGGAGAAAGACCTGGATGTTTTACTTCAGGAAATAGGAGATGCCCGTGTGGTTATGTTAGGCGAGGCCTCACACGGTACCTCTGAGTATTATACCTGGCGGACGGCCATTTCAAGAAGGCTTATCCAGGAGAAGGGCTTCAACTTTATTGCGGTGGAAGGGGACTGGCCCGAGTGCTATGCTGTGAACCGGCTGATCAAAGGTTACCCCGGTTCAGGTAGCAAAATAGCGGAAGTGCTGGAAGTATACCGTCGGTGGCCTACCTGGATGTGGGCCAACTGGGAAGTGGCAGCATTGGTAGAGTGGATGCGGGAGCACAACAACCTGCGGATGCAGCATGAGAAGGTAGGCTTTTATGGCCTGGATGTCTATAGCCTTTGGGAGTCGCTGGAGCAGATCCTGCGTTTTTTGGAAAAGAACGACGGGCAAGCCGCCGAGGCCGCGCGCATAGCCATCAACTGCTTTGAGCCGTTTAACCGTGATCCGCAAACCTATGCCCAGGCCACAGCATTTGTTCCTACAGATTGTGAGCGCGAAGTAATCGAGATGCTGACAAAGGTACAGCAACAGCGCAGCCTTAGTGATGATCCGGAGCAGGACTTTAACACAAAGCAGAATGCACTGGTGGCTGCCAATGCTGAGAAGTACTACCGGGCCATGATTGGCGGAAGCAGTAACTCGTGGAATGTGCGCGACAGCCATATGATGGAGACACTGGATCGCCTGCTCGAACTTCACGGCCCGAACGCAAAGGCTATTGTGTGGGAGCATAACACTCATGTTGGCGATGCCAGCTATACTGATATGGCCGATCATGGCATGTTTAATATTGGGCAGCTTGCCCGCCAGAAGTATGGGCGCGACAATGTAAAGCTCGTTGGCTTTGGCTCCTACCAGGGAACCGTGATTGCCGGAAAATCCTGGGGAGCACCTATGCAGAAAATGGATGTACCACCGGCTGTAGAGGGCAGTTGGGAGGAAATGCTGCATAATATGAGCACGGATGATAAAATTATCCTGTCCAAAGACCTGAAGCATTTGCCCGAGCTGCAGGAGCGAATCGGCCACCGGGCTATAGGGGTTGTATATGATCCGAAGTATGAAATGTTCGGCAACTATGTGCCTACCGTAATACCTGAGCGCTACGATGCCTTTATCTATTTTGACGAAACAGAGGCAGTGCACCCGATCCGCATGAAGAACCGCGGCGCCAAAGAGCCGGATCTTTACCCATGGAACTACTAA
- a CDS encoding DUF4197 domain-containing protein, whose translation MKKLLYTSAIAVALTASSCTVTDLQRTMDGVLAGTSGTLTQGEVAAGLKQALEVGISNGAGQASQTDGYFGNPLIRIPFPKDVQRVENTLRQVGLGNQVDKFILTLNRGAEDAAKSAVPIFVSAIKQMTIQDAWGILRGDKDAATNYLKRTTSQQLYNAFNPIMVKSLEKTNATRYYADLVNQYNKIPLVQKVNPDLDDYATQKAIDGLFLLVAQEELKIRENPVARTTELLRRVFAQQNQS comes from the coding sequence ATGAAGAAACTACTTTATACTTCTGCAATAGCTGTGGCACTAACTGCCTCCTCTTGTACTGTAACTGATCTGCAGCGCACTATGGATGGCGTGCTGGCGGGTACTAGTGGCACACTTACGCAAGGTGAAGTGGCAGCTGGCCTGAAGCAGGCACTTGAGGTAGGTATCAGCAATGGCGCGGGCCAGGCCTCGCAGACGGACGGCTACTTTGGCAACCCACTCATCAGGATTCCTTTTCCAAAGGATGTGCAGCGCGTGGAGAATACGCTGCGCCAGGTGGGCTTGGGCAACCAAGTAGACAAGTTCATACTTACCCTGAACCGCGGAGCCGAAGATGCAGCCAAAAGCGCTGTGCCGATATTTGTGAGTGCTATCAAGCAAATGACGATACAGGATGCGTGGGGCATATTGAGGGGAGATAAAGATGCCGCTACCAATTACCTGAAGCGTACTACCTCACAGCAACTTTACAACGCCTTCAATCCCATTATGGTAAAGTCGCTGGAGAAAACGAACGCCACCAGGTACTATGCTGATCTTGTAAACCAGTACAACAAGATCCCGCTGGTGCAAAAAGTTAATCCAGACCTGGATGACTATGCCACTCAGAAAGCCATTGATGGCCTGTTTTTATTAGTGGCGCAGGAAGAACTGAAGATCAGGGAAAATCCGGTGGCACGTACTACAGAGCTTCTGCGAAGAGTTTTTGCCCAGCAGAACCAGTCATAA